The Flectobacillus major DSM 103 genome has a window encoding:
- a CDS encoding glycoside hydrolase family 127 protein, whose product MFSKKLVVLCGLITSFLPSFGQQQPAIESIKSFPLQAVRLKEGPFLNAQNVDMKYILDLDVDRLLAPYRIDAGLPLKAERYGNWENSGLDGHIGGHYLSALALMYASTNNPVLLQRLDYMVGELALCQQKNGDGYVGGIPQGKVFWARIAKGDLDGSGFGLNNTWVPLYNIHKLFAGLYDAYTIAGNRQALDVLLNLSNWFANTIQNLSDEQIQKMLRTEHGGMNEVFADIYEITQDKKYLDIAQKISHRAILNPLIEQKDALTGLHANTQIPKVIGFQKIASLTNNPDWAKASVFFWQNVSQKRSVSFGGNSFREHFNPTNDFGPMLESNQGPETCNSYNMLKLTKSIFLSNPQASYIDFFERTLFNHILSSQHPTHGGFVYFTPIRPRHYRVYSQPQQGFWCCVGSGLENHGKYGDLIYAHSDNDVYVNLFMASTLNWKEKGLTLTQNTQFPASESTELSLKLIHPKQFTVHIRYPKWVKPQALKITINGKNIPINNQPSSYVALTRTWKSGDKIRVVLPMETTAEALPDGSPWVSFLHGPIVLAAATDTTDLKGIWANDSRMGHEASGKLYPLNEAPILVSNSNNYLSEIKPISKQNLSFSLGSLVYPQKYQTLKLVPFYQIHEARYMLYWPVMTQDQLGIKIKEIQEQEKLKLALEQQTIDQIALGEQQPEADHNFRGNQTNMGGELGNFWRSTTDWMSYDLRNTEQKAQKLRLRYASINKPRVFDIVLNNTVLQTVRLEASNIKKIIEVDYELPADIKNSVSIALKIVAKNQESTGPIYEIRLLK is encoded by the coding sequence ATGTTTAGCAAAAAATTAGTGGTACTATGTGGGCTTATAACAAGCTTTTTACCAAGTTTTGGTCAGCAACAACCAGCCATAGAATCTATCAAAAGTTTTCCTTTACAGGCTGTTCGTTTGAAAGAAGGGCCTTTTCTGAATGCTCAGAATGTCGATATGAAATATATCCTCGACCTCGATGTAGATAGATTACTTGCTCCTTATCGGATAGACGCAGGTTTGCCACTGAAAGCCGAGCGGTATGGCAATTGGGAGAACTCTGGCTTAGATGGTCATATTGGGGGGCATTATTTATCAGCTTTGGCCTTGATGTACGCTTCTACCAACAACCCTGTATTACTTCAACGCCTAGACTATATGGTAGGTGAGTTAGCTTTGTGTCAGCAAAAAAATGGTGATGGCTACGTAGGAGGTATTCCACAAGGTAAGGTATTTTGGGCAAGAATAGCCAAAGGCGATTTGGACGGTAGCGGTTTTGGGCTTAATAATACGTGGGTTCCTCTATACAATATCCACAAGCTATTTGCGGGCTTGTACGATGCCTATACCATAGCTGGTAACAGGCAGGCCCTTGATGTGTTACTGAATTTGTCCAACTGGTTTGCCAACACTATTCAAAATCTAAGCGACGAACAAATTCAAAAGATGCTGAGAACCGAACATGGCGGTATGAACGAAGTATTTGCTGATATTTATGAAATTACACAGGATAAAAAGTATTTGGATATTGCCCAAAAAATATCGCACCGAGCTATCCTAAATCCTTTGATTGAGCAAAAAGACGCTTTGACGGGTTTACATGCCAATACGCAAATCCCAAAGGTAATTGGTTTTCAGAAAATTGCGTCACTAACCAACAATCCAGACTGGGCAAAAGCTTCTGTTTTTTTCTGGCAAAATGTAAGCCAAAAGCGTAGTGTATCTTTTGGTGGCAATAGTTTTAGAGAGCATTTCAATCCTACCAATGATTTTGGCCCAATGCTTGAATCAAATCAAGGCCCCGAAACCTGCAATTCATACAATATGCTCAAACTGACAAAATCTATCTTCTTGTCAAACCCCCAAGCAAGCTATATTGACTTTTTTGAAAGAACGCTTTTCAACCATATTTTGTCGTCACAACACCCTACACACGGCGGATTTGTCTATTTTACGCCTATTCGTCCTAGGCATTATCGGGTGTATTCTCAGCCACAACAAGGCTTTTGGTGTTGTGTAGGTTCAGGTTTAGAAAATCATGGGAAATACGGTGATTTGATTTACGCTCATTCCGACAACGATGTTTATGTGAATTTATTCATGGCATCTACCCTCAACTGGAAAGAAAAAGGACTCACCTTAACCCAAAACACTCAATTTCCAGCTAGCGAATCTACCGAGCTATCCCTAAAACTGATTCATCCTAAACAATTTACGGTACATATTCGCTATCCAAAATGGGTAAAACCTCAGGCCCTGAAAATTACTATCAATGGCAAAAATATACCTATCAATAATCAGCCTTCTTCTTATGTGGCTTTGACTCGAACCTGGAAATCGGGCGACAAGATAAGGGTAGTTTTACCGATGGAGACTACAGCCGAAGCCCTACCCGATGGCTCGCCTTGGGTGTCATTTTTGCACGGGCCTATTGTATTGGCTGCAGCCACAGATACTACCGACTTAAAAGGTATTTGGGCCAATGATAGTAGAATGGGGCATGAAGCTTCTGGAAAGTTATATCCACTGAATGAAGCTCCTATATTGGTCAGTAATTCAAATAATTATTTGTCTGAAATAAAGCCTATTAGCAAACAAAACCTTAGCTTTTCTTTAGGTAGCTTGGTCTATCCTCAAAAGTATCAAACTTTAAAATTAGTACCTTTTTATCAAATACATGAAGCTCGGTATATGCTGTATTGGCCAGTAATGACACAAGATCAATTGGGTATAAAAATAAAAGAAATTCAGGAACAGGAAAAACTAAAACTTGCATTAGAACAGCAAACCATAGACCAAATTGCCTTGGGGGAACAACAGCCCGAAGCTGACCATAACTTTAGGGGTAATCAAACCAATATGGGAGGTGAGTTAGGCAATTTCTGGAGAAGTACTACCGATTGGATGAGCTATGATCTGAGAAATACAGAACAGAAAGCTCAAAAATTACGATTGCGTTATGCTAGTATCAATAAACCTAGGGTATTTGATATTGTACTGAATAATACTGTATTGCAAACGGTACGCTTGGAAGCCAGCAACATCAAAAAAATCATAGAAGTAGACTATGAATTACCTGCTGATATAAAAAATAGTGTGTCTATAGCCTTAAAAATTGTGGCTAAAAATCAGGAATCAACAGGGCCAATTTATGAAATACGTCTTTTGAAATAA
- a CDS encoding sulfite exporter TauE/SafE family protein, with protein MENVQPLDKDLALSGKWTLLEETLMWSIVVVIYLGLSLVIIGKQEIVHASQVAYNWLGQDFWLYVGVGLAAQLVDGTLGMAYGITSTSFLLGIGVPPALSSTSVHVSEMFTTGASAFSHYKFKNINIKLFKALLWGVVGAVTGAYLLAEIIDGNVIKPYISAYMFVLGIVILRKAFQKNITKKKTKQVGLLAVFGGFMDSIGGGGWGPIVTSTLLGQGRNPRYAIGSVNAAEFLITFSSGITFLLFEGVNSWQIILGLVIGGIIAAPFGAILINRVPRRPLMILVGTVVILLSARTILSAIF; from the coding sequence ATGGAAAACGTACAACCGCTTGATAAAGATTTAGCTCTTTCTGGAAAATGGACGCTATTAGAAGAAACCCTGATGTGGTCGATTGTAGTAGTGATTTATCTTGGTCTTTCTTTGGTAATAATAGGAAAGCAAGAAATCGTTCACGCTTCGCAGGTAGCCTACAATTGGTTGGGGCAAGACTTTTGGCTGTATGTTGGTGTTGGGCTTGCCGCTCAGTTGGTAGACGGTACACTCGGAATGGCCTATGGTATTACTTCTACATCTTTTTTGTTAGGAATTGGCGTTCCTCCAGCTTTGAGTAGTACAAGTGTACACGTTTCTGAGATGTTTACAACAGGAGCTTCGGCTTTTTCGCATTATAAATTTAAAAATATCAATATCAAGCTTTTCAAAGCTTTACTTTGGGGTGTAGTTGGGGCGGTTACTGGTGCTTATTTACTTGCTGAAATCATCGATGGAAATGTCATAAAACCCTATATATCAGCTTATATGTTTGTGTTGGGGATTGTTATATTGAGAAAAGCTTTTCAGAAAAATATTACAAAAAAGAAAACAAAACAGGTGGGCTTGTTAGCTGTTTTTGGTGGATTCATGGACTCGATAGGCGGGGGAGGCTGGGGGCCTATTGTAACCTCTACTTTATTGGGACAAGGACGTAACCCTCGTTATGCTATTGGTTCGGTCAATGCAGCAGAATTTCTGATAACTTTTTCTAGTGGTATTACTTTTTTGTTATTTGAAGGTGTAAATAGCTGGCAAATTATTTTGGGATTGGTAATAGGGGGCATTATTGCAGCACCTTTTGGTGCTATTCTGATCAACCGAGTACCTCGTCGCCCTTTGATGATTTTGGTGGGTACAGTTGTAATTTTATTAAGTGCCCGTACCATTTTGAGTGCAATATTCTAA